In Caproicibacterium amylolyticum, a genomic segment contains:
- a CDS encoding NYN domain-containing protein: MTTLEKIVVLIDADNTQLKKLELVLQDVSTHGRIVVKRAYGNWKKESLKNWEDEIKRLAIKAEQQFDYVAGKNATDMALVIDAIELLNSKIYDGFVIVSSDSDYTPLSIKLHESGVYVIGVGEHKTPESFRNSCDEFVFLENLDISQSSKYENVAQGISTEKPAGMIATAPMDSHDGGESANTYANSSTDLQIVHTLLRKAWETYQDDDEYVNVSSAGTYIKRIKPDFDVRSYGYSKLPKLIEAYPQNYDMKKYRGKGTVTIVAYKCK, from the coding sequence ATGACTACATTGGAAAAAATAGTTGTACTAATTGACGCGGACAACACACAGTTAAAAAAGCTCGAATTAGTACTTCAGGATGTTTCAACGCACGGCAGAATTGTTGTAAAACGCGCCTATGGGAATTGGAAAAAGGAGAGTCTCAAAAACTGGGAAGATGAAATAAAACGGTTGGCAATAAAGGCTGAGCAACAATTCGATTATGTAGCCGGAAAAAATGCTACTGATATGGCATTAGTCATTGATGCCATAGAGCTTTTAAATAGTAAAATTTATGACGGCTTTGTCATTGTGTCAAGTGACAGTGATTATACACCCCTATCTATTAAGTTGCATGAATCTGGAGTATACGTAATCGGCGTTGGTGAACACAAAACGCCAGAGTCTTTTCGCAATTCCTGTGATGAGTTTGTGTTTTTAGAGAATTTAGATATTTCACAATCATCCAAATATGAAAACGTTGCTCAAGGTATATCGACAGAGAAACCTGCGGGTATGATTGCTACTGCACCTATGGATTCTCATGATGGCGGAGAAAGTGCGAACACCTACGCAAATTCTAGTACTGACTTACAAATAGTACACACACTTCTTCGAAAAGCGTGGGAAACATATCAAGATGATGATGAATATGTAAATGTTAGTTCTGCTGGAACTTATATTAAAAGAATAAAACCTGATTTTGATGTACGCTCGTATGGATATTCAAAGCTGCCAAAATTAATTGAAGCATATCCGCAGAATTACGATATGAAAAAATATCGAGGAAAAGGCACCGTTACTATCGTTGCATATAAGTGCAAATGA
- a CDS encoding helix-turn-helix domain-containing protein, producing the protein MQKYYIASTAAYQVTISSMAYKVLSYLQTCADYKTRTCFPKRKTIAVKCGISVRSVVRAVNDLCAAGLLKRKFQFAFFVGDNAIRQKENLYTVIDDPQISLQGTNGTTAGNFSEEAKDGSKGCVDKNILYRAQSADFSELTGSELRVYNYITLRAGKGCSCFLSKREIAAGCEISTATVYRCIKKLANKGLLGIQAQTRNSITGDNGTASNLYTILPFARRPKLAAAKLLFAFLLNRTLCYSPISPDSVTGEGFTVVTPRTLSLKNKTLKKEPEWKTKFIERGRNWLSKILNTDGKV; encoded by the coding sequence ATGCAGAAATATTACATAGCTTCTACCGCCGCCTACCAGGTAACCATCAGCAGCATGGCCTACAAGGTACTGTCCTATCTGCAGACCTGCGCGGACTACAAAACACGCACCTGCTTTCCAAAGCGCAAGACGATTGCGGTAAAATGCGGCATCAGCGTGCGCAGCGTTGTCCGCGCTGTCAATGACCTATGCGCTGCGGGCCTACTGAAACGCAAGTTTCAATTTGCGTTCTTTGTCGGTGACAACGCTATCCGGCAAAAAGAAAACCTGTACACCGTCATTGACGACCCGCAAATCAGTCTACAAGGAACAAACGGCACTACTGCGGGTAACTTTAGTGAGGAAGCAAAAGACGGCTCTAAAGGCTGTGTGGATAAAAACATTCTGTACCGGGCGCAGTCTGCTGATTTTTCTGAACTTACTGGCAGCGAACTGAGAGTGTACAACTACATAACTCTCCGTGCAGGAAAAGGCTGCAGCTGCTTTCTGTCCAAAAGAGAAATCGCTGCTGGCTGTGAAATCAGCACAGCCACAGTTTATCGCTGCATAAAAAAGCTGGCCAACAAGGGATTGCTGGGCATACAGGCACAGACGCGCAATTCCATCACCGGCGACAACGGCACTGCATCCAATCTATACACAATCCTTCCCTTTGCTCGTCGACCGAAGCTTGCTGCAGCAAAGCTACTGTTTGCATTTTTGTTAAACCGCACACTATGCTACTCCCCCATTTCACCTGATTCTGTCACGGGGGAGGGTTTCACAGTTGTCACCCCAAGAACACTTTCCCTAAAGAATAAAACCTTAAAGAAAGAACCTGAATGGAAAACGAAGTTTATTGAGAGAGGGCGCAACTGGCTATCGAAAATTTTGAATACCGATGGGAAAGTATGA
- a CDS encoding RelA/SpoT domain-containing protein: MNISQPRWKIPLYKKSEINAAGDIMRKSDATSAEISNATDIIDNWRASHAYPLHVFYMNLRRIAKKRNDIIVAERLKRLDSIVDKLKREQGMKLSRMQDLGGCRIVFPTLSEVYTYSEKLRNSRIRHIFKREHDYIRNPKTSGYRSLHLIYKFQSDTSGLDIYNNNMLIELQFRTHLQHIWATALETMGLFTHQALKAGKGSNDIKRFFVLISSLFAIKEHCPVVPGTIEDEKELISEVEQINDDFHILEMLSAICVAIDHEAEKKLDKKGYYILRLNYEIRRLRISYFKPSEAEQANLAYNNLEKETEGKPIDVVLVRTASFNTVKAAYPNYFMDISEFVKIVSEYLH; encoded by the coding sequence TTGAATATTAGTCAGCCTCGATGGAAAATACCATTATATAAGAAAAGCGAAATCAATGCAGCTGGAGATATTATGCGAAAAAGTGATGCAACAAGTGCCGAAATATCGAATGCCACAGATATCATTGACAATTGGCGCGCGTCACATGCGTACCCCCTTCATGTCTTTTATATGAATCTACGTAGAATCGCAAAAAAACGTAATGATATAATTGTTGCTGAACGCTTGAAGCGGTTGGACTCAATTGTTGATAAACTTAAAAGAGAACAAGGGATGAAGCTGTCGAGGATGCAAGATCTTGGAGGGTGTAGAATTGTATTTCCAACGCTAAGCGAAGTATATACTTATAGTGAAAAATTAAGGAATTCTCGAATTCGCCATATATTTAAGCGAGAACATGATTATATTAGAAACCCCAAAACATCTGGTTACAGATCACTTCATTTAATTTATAAATTTCAAAGCGACACTAGTGGACTGGACATTTATAATAATAATATGTTAATCGAATTGCAATTCCGTACACATTTGCAACATATTTGGGCCACAGCATTGGAGACGATGGGCTTATTTACACATCAAGCGTTAAAGGCAGGAAAAGGATCTAATGATATAAAAAGATTTTTCGTATTGATTTCGTCATTATTTGCTATAAAAGAACATTGTCCAGTTGTTCCCGGAACTATTGAAGATGAGAAAGAACTAATTTCTGAAGTTGAACAAATAAACGATGATTTTCATATATTGGAAATGCTAAGTGCAATATGTGTAGCAATCGATCATGAAGCAGAAAAGAAACTAGACAAAAAGGGCTATTACATACTTCGCCTAAATTACGAAATACGAAGGTTAAGAATTTCTTACTTTAAACCCAGCGAAGCAGAACAAGCAAACTTAGCTTACAACAATCTTGAGAAAGAAACTGAAGGAAAACCTATAGATGTCGTTCTTGTTCGCACAGCTTCCTTTAATACCGTAAAAGCTGCGTATCCAAATTATTTTATGGACATCAGTGAATTTGTTAAAATTGTTAGTGAATATTTACATTAA
- a CDS encoding toprim domain-containing protein translates to MAVSRKTGKLYYTDEEKEAALRNNNALEYALSHNYNLVRLGNSYYLKEHDSMVFKPDGSWFWNSQGKSGRALDFLIEYEGYSYTDAILELAGAQELPAPKRQAIEQSVKDLEKPKPFILPEKAANYRRMFAYLVKSRGIDHELVSQLEKENKIYQGITYAHFDIAGYDGHGQAWYTVKERFADKFKDVPLQKITLYNRNLEGAHIVSAIPAHIVHDFVRSKQTLAYQNVVMVGYTPQKQPYYASLRAMAGKYKVDVTGSHKEYGFTINENANSNTVCVFESPIEAMSYWSMCKELHSPRVSCPMISLGGVSTSYALKQFLQDHPQIQSIITGLNMDTAENGHNVAAGQLATDRIRQELGSKYHISVHKPNLNDWNDVLVNYRNNLAAITQQLQPARSAPVIHHTQQRGGPSL, encoded by the coding sequence ATGGCTGTCAGCCGAAAAACCGGAAAATTGTACTACACGGATGAAGAAAAGGAAGCTGCACTGCGAAACAACAACGCGCTGGAATATGCGCTTTCACATAACTATAACCTGGTTCGTCTTGGGAATTCCTATTACCTGAAAGAACATGACAGCATGGTTTTTAAACCGGATGGCTCCTGGTTCTGGAACTCGCAGGGCAAAAGCGGCCGCGCACTTGATTTTTTAATTGAGTACGAAGGTTATTCCTACACGGACGCAATTTTGGAGCTTGCCGGTGCACAGGAGCTGCCCGCACCAAAGCGTCAGGCAATCGAGCAGTCAGTAAAAGACTTGGAAAAACCGAAGCCTTTTATTCTGCCGGAGAAAGCAGCAAATTACCGCCGAATGTTCGCCTATTTAGTGAAATCGCGGGGAATCGACCATGAGCTGGTCAGTCAGCTGGAAAAAGAAAATAAAATCTATCAAGGCATTACATACGCTCATTTTGACATTGCAGGTTATGACGGACACGGACAAGCCTGGTACACCGTTAAGGAACGCTTTGCAGACAAGTTCAAAGATGTACCGCTACAGAAAATAACGCTGTACAACCGCAATCTGGAGGGTGCACACATTGTTTCTGCTATCCCAGCCCACATTGTGCATGATTTTGTACGTTCCAAGCAGACACTTGCTTATCAGAATGTAGTTATGGTTGGGTACACCCCGCAAAAGCAGCCTTATTATGCTTCCCTGCGCGCCATGGCCGGCAAGTATAAAGTGGACGTAACCGGTTCACACAAAGAATACGGCTTTACGATAAACGAAAACGCAAACAGTAATACTGTCTGCGTTTTTGAAAGTCCGATTGAAGCCATGAGTTATTGGTCAATGTGCAAGGAACTGCACAGTCCGCGCGTCAGCTGCCCGATGATTTCCCTCGGCGGGGTCAGTACATCATATGCGCTCAAGCAATTTCTGCAAGACCACCCACAAATACAAAGCATCATCACAGGATTGAATATGGACACTGCTGAAAATGGCCACAATGTTGCAGCCGGACAGCTTGCAACCGACCGTATTCGTCAGGAACTTGGAAGCAAGTATCACATATCCGTCCACAAGCCCAACCTGAACGACTGGAACGATGTCCTGGTAAACTACCGAAATAATCTTGCTGCCATTACGCAGCAGCTGCAGCCCGCCCGCTCTGCACCGGTGATTCATCACACACAGCAGCGTGGCGGGCCGTCTTTATAA
- a CDS encoding SOS response-associated peptidase: protein MCGRYTLFDNTNSEEIRQILNILQKKQGGLIRTGEIFPTNKAPALVLENNKVQPELITWGFPSFQGKGVIINARGETLQEKKMFRTPFISGRCVIPSTGFYEWSHDSQKQKYLFNVPATSALYMAGLYARFDSEYRFVIVTVAANADMQPIHNRMPLVLTHDGVSRWIRNQEQAVRLLTGALPALVRAAAE, encoded by the coding sequence ATGTGCGGAAGATATACGCTATTTGACAACACAAATTCCGAGGAAATTCGGCAGATTCTTAATATCCTGCAGAAGAAGCAGGGTGGGCTGATCCGGACCGGAGAAATTTTCCCGACAAATAAAGCTCCGGCACTTGTCCTTGAAAATAACAAGGTACAGCCGGAGCTTATCACTTGGGGATTCCCATCTTTTCAGGGCAAAGGCGTTATCATTAACGCCAGAGGAGAAACGTTGCAGGAAAAGAAAATGTTTCGTACCCCATTTATTTCAGGCCGGTGCGTTATTCCATCCACAGGCTTTTACGAGTGGTCACACGACAGCCAAAAGCAGAAGTATCTGTTCAACGTGCCTGCAACGTCAGCACTCTATATGGCAGGGCTGTACGCACGCTTTGACAGCGAATACCGGTTTGTGATTGTCACGGTTGCAGCCAATGCGGATATGCAGCCGATACACAACCGTATGCCGCTGGTATTGACGCACGACGGTGTTAGCCGATGGATACGGAATCAGGAACAGGCGGTTCGTTTGCTGACCGGCGCGCTGCCTGCACTGGTGAGGGCGGCTGCGGAATAA
- a CDS encoding AbrB/MazE/SpoVT family DNA-binding domain-containing protein, producing MESTDIGGVIHVKAVGVARHLDTQCRLIIPSEFRKMFQLRSNTLVEIIGTNEGLLVRPAQSKE from the coding sequence ATGGAAAGTACAGATATTGGAGGAGTCATTCACGTAAAAGCTGTCGGTGTCGCCCGGCATTTAGATACGCAGTGCCGATTGATAATCCCATCCGAGTTTCGCAAAATGTTTCAACTGAGAAGTAACACATTGGTTGAAATAATTGGAACAAACGAAGGGCTGCTGGTGCGTCCGGCACAGAGCAAGGAGTGA
- a CDS encoding PBECR4 domain-containing protein: MDNKFVLNAIYKNAIQYHNNLEGKNILFVFGSRENTNFIETSFLKKHFLHLTGVKLTNGMSATLFYKRCLSNQISPNDFQTDFKVKLKLDVLPQVMKIYKNAKMCGDFDGNRLKLHTDKIIGNVTASIGFVKDGNYYVPNTVLEEDIRKVTIHPQQRILAIFRKPVKQKTYTELCYLANNIPKEALILPNEVTVKLDVPDLGEATLYQEPESQKLSDMIDQAKKQAQQYNAEQEKGHTRNHSELER; this comes from the coding sequence ATGGACAATAAATTCGTTTTAAATGCGATATACAAAAATGCAATCCAGTATCATAATAATCTCGAAGGTAAAAATATATTATTCGTTTTTGGCTCACGAGAAAATACAAATTTTATTGAAACATCATTTTTGAAAAAACATTTTTTACATTTAACCGGTGTCAAGTTGACAAACGGGATGAGTGCCACATTGTTTTATAAGCGCTGTCTAAGCAACCAGATAAGCCCTAATGATTTTCAAACGGATTTTAAGGTGAAGTTGAAACTGGATGTACTGCCGCAGGTAATGAAAATTTATAAGAATGCGAAAATGTGTGGCGATTTCGATGGTAACAGACTTAAACTACATACAGACAAAATTATTGGTAACGTAACAGCATCTATTGGCTTCGTAAAAGACGGTAATTACTATGTTCCAAACACTGTTCTTGAGGAAGACATACGAAAAGTGACGATACATCCGCAGCAGCGCATTCTTGCAATTTTTAGAAAGCCTGTAAAGCAGAAGACGTATACTGAATTGTGTTACCTAGCCAATAATATACCGAAGGAAGCACTGATACTGCCTAATGAAGTTACTGTTAAGCTTGATGTACCCGACCTGGGTGAAGCTACGCTTTATCAAGAACCTGAATCTCAGAAACTAAGTGATATGATAGATCAGGCAAAGAAGCAGGCTCAGCAGTATAATGCTGAACAGGAGAAAGGGCATACCCGGAACCATTCTGAACTGGAACGATAA
- a CDS encoding IS3 family transposase (programmed frameshift), which produces MQKITEETKKKVVKLHIQDGRTITSLAAEYGICHATVSNWIRAYREECQTNDATKTENELMQEVRQLRQKLAESEKENDFKKSSGILREGNQLVVYRFIEKHQRKFGIRWLLKRVGIYPNAYYNYLKQAKASYYARKNEIYRKIKDIYHEFGGILGHRGMRVFLAREHIFLSKTTVHKYMNKELHLQCVCRRKRPGYKKGHAHKIFPNLLNRNFVADKANQVWCTDFTYVFLTNGSMRYSCTIIDLYDRSVVASKTGKWITSGLAIRTLKKALHSQKKKPQNLILHSDQGSQFTSIQFIRYCQKHGIVQSMSAAGCPYDNAPMERYYNTFKAELINRFNFRTDEELTYAVSEYAYVWYNQIRPHSYNDYRTPYEARFGLNQFRQLCYKNA; this is translated from the exons ATGCAAAAGATTACTGAGGAAACAAAGAAGAAGGTTGTAAAACTACATATCCAGGATGGCCGCACAATAACCAGTCTTGCTGCCGAATATGGAATCTGTCACGCCACTGTTTCAAACTGGATTCGTGCTTACCGTGAAGAATGCCAAACAAATGATGCCACAAAAACCGAAAATGAATTAATGCAGGAAGTCAGGCAACTTCGCCAAAAGCTTGCAGAATCTGAAAAGGAAAATGACTTT AAAAAAAGCAGCGGCATTCTTCGAGAAGGAAATCAATTAGTGGTATATCGATTTATCGAGAAACATCAAAGAAAATTCGGGATTCGTTGGCTGTTAAAGCGAGTGGGAATTTATCCAAACGCATACTACAATTATTTAAAGCAAGCCAAAGCCAGCTATTATGCCAGAAAAAACGAGATTTACCGCAAAATAAAGGATATCTATCATGAATTTGGCGGAATCCTTGGTCATAGGGGCATGCGTGTTTTTCTTGCAAGAGAACACATATTTTTGAGCAAAACTACGGTTCACAAATATATGAACAAAGAGCTTCATCTGCAGTGTGTCTGCCGCCGTAAGCGGCCTGGGTACAAAAAAGGACACGCCCACAAAATCTTTCCAAACCTGTTAAACCGCAACTTTGTGGCCGACAAAGCCAATCAAGTCTGGTGTACAGACTTTACATATGTTTTTCTTACGAACGGTTCCATGCGTTACAGCTGTACCATTATTGATTTATACGACCGCAGCGTGGTCGCAAGTAAAACCGGCAAATGGATTACGAGTGGTTTAGCAATCAGGACTCTCAAAAAAGCCCTTCATTCCCAGAAAAAGAAGCCCCAAAATTTGATATTGCATTCCGATCAGGGAAGCCAGTTCACTTCCATTCAATTTATCCGTTATTGTCAGAAACACGGTATCGTGCAGAGCATGAGCGCTGCGGGGTGTCCTTATGACAATGCTCCGATGGAACGTTATTATAATACTTTTAAGGCCGAACTAATCAATCGCTTCAATTTCCGAACCGATGAAGAATTGACATATGCCGTTTCAGAATACGCTTATGTTTGGTACAATCAGATTCGCCCACACTCGTACAACGATTATCGAACGCCCTATGAGGCAAGGTTTGGATTGAATCAATTTAGACAGTTGTGTTACAAAAATGCTTGA
- a CDS encoding tyrosine-type recombinase/integrase, with protein sequence MNIDENITTFDWMDQWLTTYVQPSLAEKTCQSYRAVLNILKRDCPELSQLPLQKMNGLYAQKVINQLADKYSKSTLNSLRTIFHESSVVASEVPAFHSQTIGKLRIPERASQKTVRALTRTEQQVVEEAAQHTYLGYIALFFLLTGLRAEELCNLDWPDFKRKERTIFIRKSKTPAGIRQVPLRKEAMRIILIQPKSSRDNAIFHSERYGTPITPSVLHKLYLRLRRETGVNFLTTHVYRHTFATRALEDGMNVKALSRILGHESVAFTMQRYCSPDTKFLQEQMDMLDNIHDPF encoded by the coding sequence ATGAATATTGATGAAAACATTACTACATTTGACTGGATGGATCAGTGGCTCACAACTTATGTGCAGCCGAGCCTTGCGGAAAAGACCTGTCAGTCGTACCGGGCCGTTTTGAACATTCTCAAACGAGATTGTCCAGAGTTAAGTCAGCTTCCTCTTCAAAAAATGAATGGCCTTTATGCACAAAAAGTCATCAATCAACTTGCTGATAAGTATTCCAAGTCAACTCTGAACTCATTGCGAACTATTTTCCATGAGTCCTCCGTGGTTGCAAGCGAAGTACCTGCTTTTCATTCGCAGACCATTGGAAAGCTCCGTATTCCTGAACGTGCATCACAAAAAACAGTACGGGCACTTACACGCACCGAGCAACAAGTGGTTGAAGAAGCAGCACAGCATACATATCTCGGATATATTGCGCTTTTTTTCTTACTTACCGGTCTCAGAGCGGAAGAACTCTGCAATTTAGATTGGCCTGACTTTAAACGCAAGGAACGAACAATTTTTATACGCAAAAGCAAAACGCCTGCTGGAATTCGGCAAGTTCCTTTGCGTAAAGAGGCAATGCGCATTATTTTGATTCAACCAAAAAGCAGCCGTGACAATGCTATATTTCACTCTGAGCGGTATGGAACACCCATCACTCCAAGTGTCCTTCATAAGCTCTATTTGCGACTGCGGCGAGAAACCGGCGTTAATTTTTTGACTACCCATGTTTACCGACACACGTTTGCAACTCGGGCGCTGGAAGATGGAATGAATGTAAAAGCTTTGTCACGGATACTTGGCCATGAAAGCGTTGCATTCACGATGCAGCGTTACTGTTCCCCTGACACAAAGTTTTTACAAGAACAGATGGATATGCTGGACAACATTCACGACCCATTTTGA
- the cptIN gene encoding type III toxin-antitoxin system CptIN family toxin, with product MLAGEFCFINNQYYKDFPDQNLMRNKEATDGKLHNRPCFFCFSDSINADIYWLVPASSRYDKYKGIYDKKVQRYGHCKTIVLGELLGKPAAFLIQNMCPITPKYISETYFNKNHIPVRMDYKFTSAIIKNAHDVLRMVSLGNQRIVFPDIMSIYKGLERQLKLEKSIQQESQSLTARLLTAKNQAEYLNSERMGKIHREHDEPEK from the coding sequence ATGCTTGCTGGTGAGTTTTGCTTTATCAACAATCAATATTATAAGGACTTTCCAGATCAAAATTTAATGCGAAATAAAGAAGCAACAGACGGAAAATTACATAATCGCCCCTGCTTCTTTTGTTTTTCTGATTCTATCAATGCGGATATATATTGGCTTGTACCTGCATCATCTAGATATGATAAGTACAAGGGAATTTATGATAAGAAGGTTCAAAGATATGGTCATTGTAAAACCATAGTTCTTGGAGAATTGCTTGGTAAACCAGCAGCATTCCTTATCCAGAATATGTGCCCTATAACGCCGAAATATATTAGTGAAACATATTTTAATAAAAATCACATCCCGGTTAGAATGGATTACAAGTTTACATCCGCTATTATTAAAAATGCACATGATGTACTCAGAATGGTTTCACTTGGCAATCAACGCATTGTATTTCCTGATATAATGTCAATATACAAGGGGCTTGAACGACAATTGAAGCTAGAAAAATCTATTCAGCAAGAGTCGCAGTCGCTTACAGCCCGCTTGTTGACCGCAAAAAATCAAGCCGAATATTTGAATTCTGAACGTATGGGGAAGATTCATAGAGAGCATGATGAACCGGAAAAGTAA
- a CDS encoding type III toxin-antitoxin system ToxN/AbiQ family toxin, producing the protein MTTLRFYTMDYQYVQYLQKAELEKRGFSHVPNMDYGKDRKDKFLCGIVLHINNTDYYVPVSSYKLQKPDNLLIHAQNGAVTSSLRFNYMFPIPKEYIFPYDFNNLSNGTYKRLVMQEWNFCNAHREKIYALAERTYRRVLLGKDKGLVANSCDFLYLEQKCREYEQVKQLQEPLTLDRELAAAKEQADRQNAGHTPPMQKQAPRLEK; encoded by the coding sequence ATGACAACTTTAAGATTTTATACAATGGATTATCAGTATGTACAGTATCTTCAAAAAGCTGAACTGGAAAAGCGTGGCTTTTCTCATGTTCCAAATATGGATTATGGAAAAGACAGAAAAGATAAGTTCCTGTGCGGCATCGTGCTGCATATTAATAACACAGATTATTACGTTCCGGTTTCTTCTTACAAGCTGCAAAAGCCGGACAATCTGCTGATTCATGCTCAAAATGGAGCTGTGACAAGTTCACTACGCTTCAACTATATGTTTCCCATACCGAAAGAATATATCTTCCCATATGACTTCAACAATTTGAGTAACGGTACATATAAGCGTTTAGTAATGCAGGAATGGAATTTTTGTAATGCTCATCGGGAGAAGATTTATGCGTTAGCTGAACGTACATATCGACGGGTTTTGCTTGGCAAAGATAAAGGGCTTGTTGCCAATAGCTGTGATTTTTTGTATTTGGAGCAAAAATGCCGTGAATATGAGCAAGTAAAGCAGCTTCAGGAACCATTAACTTTGGATAGGGAACTGGCGGCGGCCAAAGAGCAGGCCGACCGGCAGAACGCAGGTCATACGCCACCGATGCAGAAGCAGGCACCGAGATTGGAAAAGTAA
- the dinB gene encoding DNA polymerase IV: protein MERVILHSDCNCFYASVECLYHPELRDKPVAVGGDVEHRHGIILTKNYIAKKYGVKTGEALWQAKQKCPDLVILPPNYSRYLRFSQMARKIYLDYTDQVEPFGLDECWLDITGSSRKGDGMAIAQEISGRIKSELGITVSIGVSYNKIFAKLGSDYKKPDAITRIGRDNFKEIAWPLDAGDLLYVGHATQRKLTAYGVHTIGDIASTPEYLLKSWFGKWGSVLYCFANGHDISPVAKYDDTVSIKSIGNSTTTPRDLTCDEDAKIILYVLADSVARRLRQQGLKGRVVGISVRDNGLCSFTRQHKLQNYTNITKEIAQAGLELFRQNYHWQQPVRSLGISISDLTGDSVSTQTDLFSDETQRERKEHLDSAMDWLKQRFGTHVVQPAILLKDQQLSGLDPIHDNTIHPVGYF from the coding sequence ATGGAACGAGTAATCTTGCACAGTGACTGCAACTGCTTTTATGCTTCGGTGGAATGTCTGTACCATCCGGAACTGCGCGATAAGCCAGTAGCGGTTGGCGGCGATGTGGAGCACCGGCACGGAATCATCCTTACAAAGAATTACATTGCCAAAAAATATGGGGTCAAGACAGGAGAAGCACTGTGGCAGGCAAAACAAAAATGTCCTGACTTAGTGATTCTGCCGCCGAACTATTCACGTTATCTGCGCTTTTCGCAGATGGCCCGTAAAATTTATCTGGACTACACAGACCAGGTGGAACCTTTCGGTCTGGATGAATGCTGGCTGGATATCACCGGCAGCAGCCGCAAAGGCGATGGTATGGCGATTGCGCAGGAAATCAGTGGCCGTATCAAATCTGAACTTGGAATTACCGTCAGTATTGGTGTCAGTTACAACAAAATTTTTGCAAAACTCGGCAGTGACTATAAAAAACCCGACGCAATCACAAGGATTGGTCGGGATAATTTTAAAGAGATTGCCTGGCCGCTGGATGCCGGAGATTTGCTGTATGTGGGTCATGCAACGCAGCGCAAGCTGACAGCGTATGGTGTACACACAATAGGAGATATTGCAAGTACGCCGGAATATTTGCTTAAAAGTTGGTTTGGAAAGTGGGGCAGCGTCCTTTATTGTTTTGCGAATGGACACGATATTTCCCCAGTGGCAAAGTATGATGATACTGTGTCAATCAAAAGTATTGGAAACTCAACTACAACACCACGCGATCTGACCTGCGACGAGGATGCAAAGATTATCCTGTATGTTCTGGCAGATAGTGTGGCGCGCCGTCTGCGGCAGCAGGGGCTGAAAGGCCGGGTGGTCGGAATCAGCGTACGGGATAATGGCCTTTGCAGTTTTACACGGCAACATAAGCTGCAGAACTACACCAACATTACAAAGGAAATCGCACAGGCTGGATTGGAGCTGTTCCGCCAAAATTATCACTGGCAGCAGCCGGTGCGCAGCTTAGGCATCAGCATTTCTGATTTAACAGGCGATTCCGTATCCACACAAACAGATCTATTCTCTGATGAAACCCAGCGGGAGCGGAAAGAACATTTGGACAGCGCAATGGATTGGCTCAAACAACGATTTGGTACGCACGTAGTGCAGCCCGCCATATTACTCAAAGACCAGCAGCTTTCGGGCCTTGACCCGATTCATGATAACACGATTCACCCAGTAGGATACTTTTGA